TGGTGATCTGTGTGTTCTTGGTCATCCTCATCCCTCAGCACAGCAATATGATTAAATCTATGCTTGATAGTTGCTTTAGCTTGAAAGTACTTGGTGTTTGCCTCCCCCATTTTGATGTTTCTGATGATGGCTCTCTGTTTCCAATATATTGCTGCTCATTAATAAGTTTCAAATGCTTAATCAGAATCTTTCTGCCATTAGTTTCCTCAATAGACAGGTCCCTTAATTCCTCAATAACATCATAAAAGAGGATCATGTAGTTGATGTTCTGAATAATTTGCTTGTGGTTTGAGAAAGTTTTGGCCCAGTTCTTCAAACCTTTCCTTAGCCTCTTGAATTTTGCAGCAATGTTTTTGGCACTATCCTCTTCATGAACATCTTGCTCCCAGATGTTCCTTACCACATCCTTGAATTGAGGGTGTTTCAGCCAGTAATTCTCAAATTTGAAAACCTGTGCTTTAGGAATGCAGGTACCCACTTGAATAACAATGGGGATGTGATCTGAGGTGGTTTTGGCAAGAGGGATGGCTTGAGTGGAAGGGAACATGAGGGTCCAAGCTTCAGAAGTGAAGCACCAGTCCAATTTTTCCAAAAGTGGAGCATCCTGCATATTGCTCCAAGTGAATTTTCTGCCTTCCAGTGGAATTTCAACAAGTGCTTGGTTGTTGATTGCTTCATTAAATAAGAGCATGTCATTCAGGTTGCCTCCATCTCTATTTCTGTTATGAGGATATCTGATGTAGTTAAAATCACCTAGTACTAGCCAGTTGACATCATCTCCCACATGAAATTCCTTAAACCAATCAAGGAAAACAGTTCTTGCATCCTGCTGACAGGGTCCATAGATGTTGGTGAGTTTCCACATAGTCCCAGACAGCTTACAGGTGAACTTAATGGTCAAAGAGAAATCATTTAGGTGTTCCAACTGTCCTGAGAAAAGATTGTCATTCCAGGCAATCAGTAATCCTCCAGAAGCACCAATGGAAGGGAGAAATTCGAATTTGGAGATGTACTTGGGACAGAATTTTCGAATATATGAAGTGTCAAATAACTCTCTCTTAGTTTCCTGGAGGCATAGAATGGAGCAATTGGATTCAGCAATTTTATTAGATAGAGCATCCCATTTCTTTGGGTCATTGATACCCCTAATGTTCCAATTCAAGATATTCCAATTTCTCTTCATGATGATTATAGAAAACTGAGAGTAGAAGGGAGGGAAGTTGAGTTGTGCAATGTGATTGACAGCGGATAAATATCTGATCAACCAAGATAAGCAGGAGAGAGTGGATAACTTCGGTCCATAGAGTCATACCATACTGGAATCTCATACATTTAGTCTGATCCATAGAAACCAAAGCTAGTAAGACCCAAATATACATCACAGAGACAAAAATCCTCATCCCAAAAGTTCAGATACCAGCACTGACAAAGAGACCAACTAATTACTGCCCGCTCTTCGCACTAATGGTCCCTTCCTTGGACATGTTGCCCCCCTCCTTGGATTTGCTTGTCCCCTCCTTTGCCTTGGCAGCAACCTTGGGTTTCTTGATCTTAGTGGTAAGCTTCTCTTCTGTAGTTTCCTGGGCATTGACCTTGCAATAAGCAGTGTTCAGATTTTTAATAACTTACGCAGGCAATGGAGGTGGGAAATAGTGACAAGCTAAACAATCCTTATCCATGCAAACAGACTTCTTATAACCCTTATTGAGTTTTTGGAGACGGCAACTCCTCCTTACCTCTGTCTCCACCAGTGGCCCCTTGTCCTTCCTCTTCCTGTTGTGATGAATAGCAGAGGTGGATGATGACATGATATCCTGTGAGCCACACAACACACTAGGTGTATTCTCCTGATCCTGAGAAGTTACCAAGATACCAGAGAGAGTAGAGCTGTCAGGGCATGAGTTTGGCAAGGCAAAAGGTAGACAGAGCTCCTCCTTCTTGCTTTGAGAGATAATATCCCAAACTTTGGAAGTAATGAACTGTTTTGCCCATTCGTACTTCTCAGGAGAAAGGAAAGTAACAGACAGGAAATTAACCCAGTCAACTGGTACCTGAATGATGTCCTTACTGGTAGCTGTAGGTGCAAAATGTTTGGACCATATTTGAGCTCCTTCCTTTCCAAGGTACTTCTCAGCAGTACCAATGGCAATCTCATGGACAGTGGGAGAGGGTAGGCCTGTCTCTGAGATAATCAAGTGATCAGAtttaaacataggaataggaaaacCTGGAGGGGCAGAAACATCAGAAGAAGAGGATTCACCTTGCCCTTCAGCATAATTCATGGGATCTGATTGAGTAAGCATCATGTGAGCTGAATAATCATTGTGCTGATTGGTAACAGGGGGGTGAGATTGCATAGTTGGGTTGATATCCTCCCTGCTGATAATAGGAGCAACTTGGTTTTGTAGCACAGGTAGAGTGGCCTCCAATTGAGCAGCTTCCACAGTAAAAGCTTCAACTAGAGGTTTAACCAGTTCATCAGAGTTGACCACCTCATTGATAAGGTTAGGTTTTGGAGGCATGGAGCTCTCAAAATGCATGGGATCTACCATGTGGGAGATGAGGGCCACAGAGTGATTATTTAGGATggctgagagatgcagatcttcAAGTGGCTGCACAGCCAGGTTCATCTCCTCAAGAACTGCCACTGTGGGAAGATCCTGGGCCATGATGGGCCCAACAGGTTCCTCAGGCCCAGTCTGTCCAATATCAGCATTCAAATCAGGTAGCAGAGGGTCAAGCGGCGCCAATGGCCCAACAACAGAGTTAGCCGTTTCAGCACTAATATTTGGTGGCACATCTGAGACAGTGACATTACTGTTAGCTGGTAGCTGCTCAACCTCAGGATGGACATATTTCTCTTCCATGGGCTCCATCAGATCATGTAAGTGCAAAAATTCTCCATCATGCAATTCCTGGTCAGCAAGTTCTTGTTCTGCCGGCATGGCCCAGTGTCCCCATCCAGGAAGCTCCGCCATATCCTCCTCCTCATCAACCTGAATTCCTAACTGAAGATCCAAAATCGGGTTCTGAACTGGTGCTTGTACTGCATCTTGCTCATGGAATTGCAGTGGTCCCAGAAAGTGATTATGCTGGTTCTGATGGAAATGAGCCTGAGCAGGGACTGGGTGTGGGTTACCAAATGCAGGGATCGGGTCCTCATCAGGTGCTTCTCTTCCTAATGAAGTGTCTTGCAGAATCACCACAGGTACCGAGAGGGTAGCAGTATCATCTCCTTCTCCAATAGCGATGCTGGAAGGAATATCTCTCAGTTCTTCCACCTTTATTTTGACCATAAGATTTGCCCGAGTACTCCTGTTTCTATCCCACATCACAAACTTGCCAAACTTACTGATAGCATTGCTAATCTCATGAATGCTGCGACGGTCCAAAGGAAATCCACATAACAAAATCCACACCTCTCTGCTAAGATTGAGTTTGCGCCAATTCAGTCCTTGATTATGTTTCTCAAAAATGACATGCACATCAGTGAAGGGGTGCGGGCTGCTGTTCACTAATTCATCCCGATCAAACACACTATCAAACTTGATGTAGGCTTGTCCAAATGGGCAGGGTGAAATCTCAGAAAATCTCAGGTGCTTAACATCAGTAAGAAACTCAGAGAGTACCTCGCGAACAGTAGCAAACTGAACCGGCAGGTTGGGCATCGGCACGATGGTAGCAATGGCCCATTCTTCATGCGCCGCTGGTACCGCTCCAGTCAGGATACGAATGCGCGCCGGCCTACCCGCGACGTCGACGCGGTGGTGACCGGTAGGGATGAAGGGGCTCGGGTCGAACGGGAAGGCCGCCATGGATTGTGCGGATGAGGGGGAAGAAGAGTGGATTGCGAGGCGGAGAGGAGGGGAATGAGCACTGTCTTGGATGGTCGCAGCTCTCAATCTTTGGGCGATGGATGGAGTGGCAGGATTGTAATGGCGGATGTCCGCTCCGGCGGAAATCGAGGCGTCTCCTCTGTTCTCTTGGTAGGCAGGGGTAATGACTGACCCTCTGACTAGCTGATTAGTCTCATTCGCGGCAACAGTGGTGATTTGCCTCGGAATCATTAGATTCGGTGTCGCGTTGGATGTGGGCTGAGACGGCAGGGTGGGGTGCCTAGTGGGCTGTAGGATTGGGCTTGAGCTGGGCTGTTTAGCAGAGAAACAGTCCCGGGCGATGTGGCCCCAACGCTTACAGTTTCTACATTTAATCCTATTAGTGCAGCTGGGCCTGAGATGACCATGCATGAGGCACCTGACgcagtaaagcccattaaacgcGGTTTGAATGGGCGGATTGCCCGCCCTCTCATAACTATCCTTGAATGGTTCCGGGCGACGATCACGGTCGGAAGGATGAACTGTATGCTGCTGGTGTGATCGAGCTGGAGATCTGATCGGGGTGGGAGCATGCTGGATGTACGAAGTGGGTGTACGAAGAGCCTGAAGGTAAGATTTTCTAGGGTGATCACGGAAGACATGAGTCCATGCATCTTCCTTCTCTTGGAGATATTGATCAAGTTCCCAGGAAGAATTAGGGCCTCCAGATCCCCATAGGAGAAAGTTGATATTGAGAAGAGGTAGAGAGATGTTACCTCCTTTTATGATAGAGAAACCAACTTCTTTGGATGAAACCGAGAACCGAAAAGACCAATTTTGAAGCAATTGAACCTTGAACAGGGATGCCCGGCCACCGAAACAGGACAGGAGGATCGTGGCAACAGATTCCACCGTGAGCCTGATTCGCGAACGGGTGAACTCAGCAACTAAAATGAATTCCTCCATATCTTTACCTTCTTCATAGTTGATGGGTACTCCCCATTTCCTCCACACTTCAGCGGCAAAATCTTGACCCATGTCGAAGTTCAGATCCGCGAGAGCCATCGCGATGGCTATGGTGGACGCCGTGACCGGAGTGGGCACGGCGTGAGGCCTCCGCGGCCGGGTGGCCGGCGGAGGGGCTCTGAATTACCAGCTCGCCGCCAGCGCCCAAACAGGAGGGGCTCTGAATTTTCAGCTCGCCTCGGGGATGGGAGAAGCATCGATACCTCAACAATAGTTACAAGCATCCACTGAGTAGATAAAGTTTGTAACTACCTTAGACTTAGATGACACTACTGATCAAAGAAGCTCTTAGCCTGCTAATCGATATTGTGAATATAGATACAATTCTAGCTAAACAGAATTAACTCATGATGATATTAATCTGTCTAGGACAATCAGGATTCAGACTTCAGAGCGCAACATGAACAACGTTACAGGACtttggactaggaaagggaaTCACCTCATCCATCCCAAATTTCGGGCAGAATAAACGTGTGAAGAAGTCATAACCAGATCCAGCAGGTGCCGGTCCTGTAACCATGATACCACCACATGACAACTTTTTAATTTCATCGATGTTAGGAAGGATGTCGGCAACCTCTTGTGCTGAAGAAAGCTCCACCTGAAAGCCATGCAAGCTGTTTATTGGGCAATCGATTTTTCGGAGGAGAAACTAAGAGAATACGTAGCTGACTTAGGAGAATGATCATAGCAGCACCAACACGCTCCGTCTTAAAATGGGGAGGCTTATTTTGGAATGTAATGATGCAGGTAAAAAAAAAGGGGGAGAGACAGTACAATGAGATCACCGTCGGCCGCCGATTTGTGAACACTGACCACTGGTGCGCCGTTTAGGGTCTCCGGAATCGACGGCATCTCGTTGCAGCCCAGGAAATCAATCATGGGGAAATTCAGCTCAATAAACAGCTTCCCGTGGGCCTCGCCTGCGCCCCCTGGCGGGGGAACTTTTTTCGCAGTCAGGATACCGGACTTGGTCATGAACTCGATCATGCCATGCTCCGGGAGAACGGCCGTGAAGAGGAAGTGGGCGGAGGCCAACGTCGCGTGCCCACACAGGTCGACCTGAAAGCGACGACGCGTGCTCGGGGTCAATGCAGGCCAGTCGACGGGTTCTTCAGATCGGTCGATGATGGCAGTAGAAAGGGGATCCGAAGATTTTGGGAGGAGGTGGACGGAGGGTTATGTGGTTACCTCGGTGACGGGAGTGAACCATCGGAGGTGGAAGAGCGGCGCGGCGCTGGCGCGCCGGGAGAAGTCGCGGACGAGGAAGGCGGTCTCCGAGAGGTTGAACTCGGTGGCAACCGACTGCATCCACCGCTCGTCCGCGGCGTTGTCGTCCTCGAGGAGGCACACCGCGGCGGGGTTGCCCTTGAACGGCTCGGTCGCGAAGGCGTCCACCTGCGACGAGGCCACGACGGCCGGGCCAACGTCACTTTCCGAGAGGTGCGACCGTGCGAGTGAACAGGAGAGGGGAGGATAGTAGCACTGACCACGGCGTATCGGATGGCTTTCTTGCCCATTTCCATGGacgcggcgtcggcgtcggcggccGCTGCTCCAAAGTTGCGTGAGTATGAGTTGTAACAAGCTGCTGATGATTACTGAGTAGTACTAGTAATCAGCGATGGCGAGTTGACGAGATGGAGACGATGGGCTTTCCTTCCTTGTGAACGAGTGAACGACACCCGACAGGGTAGCCCCCCAAAAAAAACTTCTCGTCACCGATACCGTCCTGGCTTAATTTCCTAGCAGCTACCACAAGGTATCCTCGCATTCCACCCCATAAGTCATGCACATATTAGATTTATCAATATGTCACTTTTCTTTTCTCTCGAATGTACTCATAGGAATAGGATGTGCGTGTGTACGTTcgtaggggtgagtgtatgcgcgtatgtatgagcgcttgcgtttgtactgtgttaaaaaaagaGTTCGTCGCAAGACGCCATGCAAAGACGTGTACATTGGGAGGGGCGGGGCGCCCCCACAATGCTTCCCACACAGAACGTGTGTCGTCCGATGCCCTACTTATGTAGTGTGCTCATCCAAGGTGAAGCGGTAGGCAGAGCGCACGATGGCCTTGAGGTCCAGCGCCCAAGCTAACATGTCATCAAGGCGTCTTGGCAATTTTTGTATGCTTCCGAAAGGAGACCCACTCCCGCATCACCCGCATCTGGCGATCGGGAAACCTCGACAGCCGACGGGAGCACCTCTCTACCACCACCGTTGTTTCGCCGCTACCGGAGGGCCGGCCGGGGAACTCGTGCCACGCCTAGGGATGGCGGCGGTGAGGTAGTTTTTCATTTCCCTGGCGCTGGAAGCCCCTTCCCCTCCGCTCTAGATCCGATCTGGCGCACGGCGAACTTCTCCTTCTTCAACAGTTGCCTTCTCCCCTGCCGGTCCGTGCGTGGCGGCGCGGTCACGCCTTGGGTGCTCCTCCCCGCCAACCCTTGCCTCCCTCGTCGGCGCAACCCTTCTTCGCGCTGCTGTTCGTGGGGGGCGTGCGTACGGTGGAGGTGGCCGGGCTGGCCGAGGCATGGTCTGCCCCATGCAGGCCGCTGTCCGACTCCGACGCCGTCTCCTGTGAGCTGCGGTGCCGACCTCTGCGGGTGTGAGGTCGCGGTTGTCTTTGTTGGCATCGGTTGAAGCTTGGCGGTGGATCCTTGCCGGCTCTGCTCCGGTCCCGGCGGCCACGGACCTGCGTGCTCCGGTGTCCATGGCATGCCGACATCCTGTGTCGACGTGGTATCGGCCCCGGTGCTCGGGTTGCTGCGTCTCTTCCAGCTTCTTCGGCTCATCGGTGTTTTGGCGACTCCACACCCGACAGCTTGGAACTACGCTCCCCTTCCGGTTCCTGGCTTGCCTACGGTGACAGTCGTCACCCCTACTCATCTGCGCCGGCTCTCTACCCTGCTGCTTCCCCGACCCCTTCCTCCTATACGCCACGTCGGCTCCAAAGCTCGTGATTTTTCGGCGACAGATGCAGCCCCACCTCCCCCCATTCCGTGCTGGCGATCCACCGGTGGGCGGACTTCCTCATTTTCGGATTCTCATCAGGTGGCTATGGGATTGCACGGACAGAGGCCTGGCGAAATCCATGCTCGGCTTGCCGATGCTGGCAGCGGCGACATTCGGGGGTATCGTTTCCCTTATTGAATGCGCTGCcatggcctctctctctctctctctgtgccCCTCTTCGAGCTTCGGGGGAAACCCTGGGTCAGATTATTTGGACCAGATGGCGACGGCGTCACAACGTTgtttcccttcttgaaggcgctaTCTTGCTCGCTCGCGGTGTCCCCCGGTGTTGGCTCTGAAGATgttcatgaaggaaatatgccctagaggcaataataaagttattatttattttcttatttcatgataaatgtttattattcatgctagaattgtattaacgggaaacttagtacatgtgtgaatacatagacaaaacataagtgtccctactatgcatctacttgactagctcgtttatcaaagatggttgtgtttcctaaccatagacatgttggaaatatgccctagaggcaataataaataggttattattatattttcttgctcatgataatcgtttattatccatgctagaattgtattgataggaaactcagatacatgtgtggatacatagacaacaccatgtccctagtaagcctctagttgactagctcgttgatcaacagatggttacggtttcctgaccatggacattggatgtcgttgataacgggatcacatcattaggagaatgatgtgatggacaagacccaatcctaagcctagcacaagatcgtgtagttcgtttgctcagagcttttctaatgtcaagtatcatttccttagaccatgagattgtgcaactcccggataccgtaggaatgctttgggtgtaccaaacatcacaacgtaactgggtggctataaaggtgcactacaggtatctccgaaagtgtctgttgggttggcacgaatcgagactgggatttgtcactccgtgtaaacggagaggtatctctgggcccactcggtaggacatcatcataatgtgcacaatgtgaccaaggatttgatcacgggatgatgtgttacggaacgagtaaagagacttgccggtaacgagattgaacaaggtatcgggataccgacgatcgaatctcgggcaagtaacataccgatagacaaagggaattgtatatgggattgattgaatcctcgacatcgtggtccatccgatgagatcatcgaggagcatgtgggagccaacatgggtatccagatcccgctgttggttattgaccggagtgtcgtcttggtcatgtctgcgtgtctcccgaacccgtagggtctacacacttaaggttcggtgacgctagggttatagagatattagtatgcggtaacctgaaagttgttcggagtcccggatgagatcccggacgtcacgaggagttccggaatggtccggaggtaaagatttatatatgggaagtcttattttggtcgccggaaaagtttcgcactttatcggtattgtaccgggagtgccgaaaggggtccgggggtccaccagccccgggggggccacatgggctgtggggggtgcgccttggcctatatgggccaagggaaccagccccaagaggcccatgtgccaagagataagataaacggagagtcctaaagggggaaggcacctccgaggtgccttggggaggaaggactcctccctggccgcacccttccttggaggaagggccaaggctgcgccccccccctctcccttggccctatatatagtgggggggagggagggcagcagcaatccaagccctggcgcctcccgtgacacctcttcctccccgcttgctcttggcgaagccctgccgggatcccgctacttccaccaccacgccgtcgtgctgctggatctccatcaacctctcctccccccttgctggatcaagaaggaggagacgccgctgctccgtacgtgtgttgaacgcggaggtgccgtccgttcggcgctaggatcatcggtgatttggatcacgacgagtacgactccatcaaccccgttctcttgaatgcttccgctcgcgatctacaagggtatgtagatgcactccccttcccctcgttgctagagtactccatagattgatcttggttatgcgtagaaaattttgaatttctgctacgtttcCCCAAcaagacatgtgttgtcatttgatgaacggggtcacatcattaggagaataatgtgatggacaagacccatccattagctttaGCATTAtaatcgttaagttttattgctatttctttcttcatgacttatacatgttcctctgactatgagattatgcaactcccgaataccggaggaacacattgtgtgatatcaaatgtcacaacgtaactgtgtgattataaagatgctctacaggtgcctccgatggtgtttgttgagttggcatagatcgagattaggatttgtcactccgattgtcagagaggtatctctaggccctctcggtaatgcacatcactataagccttgcaagcaatgtgactaatgagttagttacgggatgatgcattacggaacgagtaaagagacttgccggtaacgagattcaactaggtatgatgataccgacgatcaaatctcggacaagtaacatacggatgacaaagggaacaacatatcgttatgcggtttgatcgataaagatcttcgtagaatatgtaggagccaatatgagcatccaggttccgctattggttattgaccggagatgtgtctcggtcatgtctacatagttctcaaacccgtagggtccgcacgcttaacgttcgatgacgatttgtattatgagttatgtgatttgatgtaccgaaggttgttcggagtcccggatgagatcacggacatgacgaggagtctcgaaatgatcgagacgtaaagatcgatatattggaaggctatattcggacatcagaaaggttccgagtgattcgggtattttttggagtaccggagagttacgagaattcgccgagggaagtagtgggccttaatgggccatacgggaaaggagagaagggcctcgaGGGATGGCCGCGttcccccccatgggctggtctgaattggactaggagggggcggcgcccccctccttccttctcccctcctcctccttccctccttctcctactaggaataggaaagaggaggggaatcctacttggactggggagtcctagtaggattccccacacctggcgcgcccccctagggccggccacctcttccctccccttcTTTATATACGTGGtcaaggggcaccccatagacacacaagttgattgtgtagtcgtgtgcggtgccccccttcacatatttccacctcggtcatatcgttgtagtgcttaggcgaagctctgcgtcggtaacttcatcatcaccgtcatcacgccgtcgtgctgacgaaactctccctcggcctcagctggatcaagagtacgagggacgtcaccgagctgaatgtgtgcagatcgcggaggtgccgtgcgttcggtacttgatcagttggatcacgaagacgttcgactacatcaactgcgttacttaacgcttccgttttcggtctacaagggtacgtggacacactctcccgctcgttgctatgcaacacatagatagatcttgcgtgatcgtaggtaaattttttgaaatactgtgttccccaacagttcGATGTTGTGCTCATTTAGTCTGCTTAGTTTTAGGGTTGGTGGGTTTTGTTGTGTCTTTTCTGAGTTCGGCCTGggcatccctctctctctttaCTCTAGGTTCCATGATCATGCTTTCTTGCGTTCATGCTATGTGTTGTATCCTCTATTGTACTCATTTTCTCTTCTTCTATCAACGAAAAGATACGCAAACTTTGCGTATTcgtgaaaaaaagaaaaaaaaactgttTGATTTGCATGATGGCTACCACATCCATAGGAAGGAAGTGGCGGCACAGGAGTTCGCCATTCCATCGATTGGCGTCGTCCAAGAGTTCCGCTACTCGCTGTAGCTGACATGTTCCCCGCTGGAAGACTGACATGTACGAGACAGCTATAAATCCCTACAGATCTGAATTTTGTTGTTGTTGCCAACACTCTAGATCAACCCCTTCTTGCGTGATTCAAGTCCACTATGAATAGCATGCCATGTTGAGGATGCATTACCAGAAAACACAGTGTCCTCGAGAGCCCGGTTAGGTACTTTGCTTTCAGTACATGGGCGCACAGTGAGTCGGGTTAGGTAAGAAGCCTCCATGCTTGGCTCACAAGTAGTGATTGGTCGAAGAGATGAAAGTCCTAGGAACCTAGACCACCCCAGCATTTTGGCTGAATAATTTTTGCCCACGCCATCCAGTGCACCTTTCACTTACCCTTCTTTGAATCCCATCAGAAATTCCAAACGAGTCTTGTTAAATCATCACACTGATATCAGTTGTTTGAACACACTCATAATATATGTCGTGGTCGCTTATGCAACTGATTGAATCAAGGTCTCTTTACTGGCCTGAGAGATGCTATCCCCCATATCAAGCTATGTTGGTGTAGTCCTTTCTTGCAAATTTTAAATTTTATCTTTATGCATCTTGCCCTCTGGAGTGGGGAGACCAAGATACTTTGATTCAAATTCAGTACTCACATTGTCCAGAACAAGTCTGGCCTCTTGCTGCATAGCCACGGGGCACTTCTCACCAAATTGTATTGAACATTTACGAGGATTAATATACTAACCAGTCGTCTAAGCATGGCTAGCAATAAGTCCCTATTTGCTTGATGTGGGTTCGCCTTCAAGAACAACATAGTGTCATTAGCAAAGAGAATATGGGAAATACGCAAAGCTCTTCGACAGATTTTTAGTGGATCAAAAGCACATGTTTCTGCACCCCATCTAAGTAGCACAGACAAGCCATCAACCACCAATAAGAATAGGAACAAGGATGGGGGGTCACTTTGTCTATAAGCCCACACACCGGTGCAAACGGATCCAAGATGACTCCATTGAATTTCATGGAGTATCTCAGAAAGATCACATATGTCATTATCTGCAGTACGATTCGGTGAGCGAAGCCAAACTTTTCTACCACCTGCCTTTAAAAAAATCCCAATCCGCACGGTCAAATGCTTTAGACAAATCAAGTTTGTAAGCACAAAAGCTATATTCCCCGAGTCTCGAAGAATCTTTAGCGATAAAATGGATCGAAGGCTTTATTGCAATTATGAGTATAAGATAGTCTGGATTTGCATGAACACATCAATTTCAGGTTATTATAAAACTTGAATTGTAATTATGACTATGATATTTTTTTAATACTTTGAGAATGATTGTTTGTGTGTGAGCTAGATTGAATATTTTCATCCCTTAATTGTTGGGTTAAATATAGGAGTCACATAGTCATTTCTATATTTATAAGGTGTTGCATTTCACGTGTGTAATTACTAGAGTCTAT
The Aegilops tauschii subsp. strangulata cultivar AL8/78 chromosome 3, Aet v6.0, whole genome shotgun sequence genome window above contains:
- the LOC109739225 gene encoding uncharacterized protein isoform X2 gives rise to the protein MALADLNFDMGQDFAAEVWRKWGVPINYEEGKDMEEFILVAEFTRSRIRLTVESVATILLSCFGGRASLFKVQLLQNWSFRFSVSSKEVGFSIIKGGNISLPLLNINFLLWGSGGPNSSWELDQYLQEKEDAWTHVFRDHPRKSYLQALRTPTSYIQHAPTPIRSPARSHQQHTVHPSDRDRRPEPFKDSYERAGNPPIQTAFNGLYCVRCLMHGHLRPSCTNRIKCRNCKRWGHIARDCFSAKQPSSSPILQPTRHPTLPSQPTSNATPNLMIPRQITTVAANETNQLVRGSVITPAYQENRGDASISAGADIRHYNPATPSIAQRLRAATIQDSAHSPPLRLAIHSSSPSSAQSMAAFPFDPSPFIPTGHHRVDVAGRPARIRILTGAVPAAHEEWAIATIVPMPNLPVQFATVREVLSEFLTDVKHLRFSEISPCPFGQAYIKFDSVFDRDELVNSSPHPFTDVHVIFEKHNQGLNWRKLNLSREVWILLCGFPLDRRSIHEISNAISKFGKFVMWDRNRSTRANLMVKIKVEELRDIPSSIAIGEGDDTATLSVPVVILQDTSLGREAPDEDPIPAFGNPHPVPAQAHFHQNQHNHFLGPLQFHEQDAVQAPVQNPILDLQLGIQVDEEEDMAELPGWGHWAMPAEQELADQELHDGEFLHLHDLMEPMEEKYVHPEVEQLPANSNVTVSDVPPNISAETANSVVGPLAPLDPLLPDLNADIGQTGPEEPVGPIMAQDLPTVAVLEEMNLAVQPLEDLHLSAILNNHSVALISHMVDPMHFESSMPPKPNLINEVVNSDELVKPLVEAFTVEAAQLEATLPVLQNQVAPIISREDINPTMQSHPPVTNQHNDYSAHMMLTQSDPMNYAEGQETGLPSPTVHEIAIGTAEKYLGKEGAQIWSKHFAPTATSKDIIQVPVDWVNFLSVTFLSPEKYEWAKQFITSKVWDIISQSKKEELCLPFALPNSCPDSSTLSGILVTSQDQENTPSVLCGSQDIMSSSTSAIHHNRKRKDKGPLVETEVNAQETTEEKLTTKIKKPKVAAKAKEGTSKSKEGGNMSKEGTISAKSGQ
- the LOC109739225 gene encoding uncharacterized protein isoform X6 translates to MEMGKKAIRYAVVDAFATEPFKGNPAAVCLLEDDNAADERWMQSVATEFNLSETAFLVRDFSRRASAAPLFHLRWFTPVTEVDLCGHATLASAHFLFTAVLPEHGMIEFMTKSGILTAKKVPPPGGAGEAHGKLFIELNFPMIDFLGCNEMPSIPETLNGAPVVSVHKSAADGDLIVELSSAQEVADILPNIDEIKKLSCGGIMVTGPAPAGSGYDFFTRLFCPKFGMDEVNAQETTEEKLTTKIKKPKVAAKAKEGTSKSKEGGNMSKEGTISAKSGQ
- the LOC109739225 gene encoding uncharacterized protein isoform X1, whose amino-acid sequence is MALADLNFDMGQDFAAEVWRKWGVPINYEEGKDMEEFILVAEFTRSRIRLTVESVATILLSCFGGRASLFKVQLLQNWSFRFSVSSKEVGFSIIKGGNISLPLLNINFLLWGSGGPNSSWELDQYLQEKEDAWTHVFRDHPRKSYLQALRTPTSYIQHAPTPIRSPARSHQQHTVHPSDRDRRPEPFKDSYERAGNPPIQTAFNGLYCVRCLMHGHLRPSCTNRIKCRNCKRWGHIARDCFSAKQPSSSPILQPTRHPTLPSQPTSNATPNLMIPRQITTVAANETNQLVRGSVITPAYQENRGDASISAGADIRHYNPATPSIAQRLRAATIQDSAHSPPLRLAIHSSSPSSAQSMAAFPFDPSPFIPTGHHRVDVAGRPARIRILTGAVPAAHEEWAIATIVPMPNLPVQFATVREVLSEFLTDVKHLRFSEISPCPFGQAYIKFDSVFDRDELVNSSPHPFTDVHVIFEKHNQGLNWRKLNLSREVWILLCGFPLDRRSIHEISNAISKFGKFVMWDRNRSTRANLMVKIKVEELRDIPSSIAIGEGDDTATLSVPVVILQDTSLGREAPDEDPIPAFGNPHPVPAQAHFHQNQHNHFLGPLQFHEQDAVQAPVQNPILDLQLGIQVDEEEDMAELPGWGHWAMPAEQELADQELHDGEFLHLHDLMEPMEEKYVHPEVEQLPANSNVTVSDVPPNISAETANSVVGPLAPLDPLLPDLNADIGQTGPEEPVGPIMAQDLPTVAVLEEMNLAVQPLEDLHLSAILNNHSVALISHMVDPMHFESSMPPKPNLINEVVNSDELVKPLVEAFTVEAAQLEATLPVLQNQVAPIISREDINPTMQSHPPVTNQHNDYSAHMMLTQSDPMNYAEGQGESSSSDVSAPPGFPIPMFKSDHLIISETGLPSPTVHEIAIGTAEKYLGKEGAQIWSKHFAPTATSKDIIQVPVDWVNFLSVTFLSPEKYEWAKQFITSKVWDIISQSKKEELCLPFALPNSCPDSSTLSGILVTSQDQENTPSVLCGSQDIMSSSTSAIHHNRKRKDKGPLVETEVNAQETTEEKLTTKIKKPKVAAKAKEGTSKSKEGGNMSKEGTISAKSGQ